One region of Anthonomus grandis grandis chromosome 22, icAntGran1.3, whole genome shotgun sequence genomic DNA includes:
- the LOC126748388 gene encoding alpha/beta hydrolase domain-containing protein 17B: MPKNQSLLKQIVVSYFSFFKNKLLKLQLFLFQLSKVQRKMNGFSFSEFCCLFCCPPCPSRIAAKLAFIPPEPTYEFVSDDNGKCTFALTERAEWQFTEREKEFIDAFYTRTIRGNRIACLFIRCCNTARFTILFSHANAVDLGQMSSFYWGLGTQMKCNIFSYDYSGYGVSGGKPSEKNLYADIDAAWQALRTRYGISPENIILYGQSIGTVPTVDLAARYEVGAVILHSPLISGMKVAFPNTKRTWFFDAFPSIDKVPKVMSPTLIIHGTQDEVIDFSHGLTIFEKCPKAVEPLWVEGAGHNDVELFPVYLERLKQFITVELDN; encoded by the exons ATGCCAAAAAACCaaagtttattaaaacaaattgtaGTTTCTTATTtcagtttctttaaaaataagttgttaAAGTTACAGttatttttgtttcagttaTCTAAAGTACAAAGAAAAATGAACGGTTTTAGTTTTAGTGAGTTTTGTTGCCTATTTTGTTGTCCACCTTGCCCTAGCAGAATAGCTGCAAAATTAGCATTTATTCCACCAGAACCAACTTACGAATTTGTTTCTGATGATAATGGAAAATGCACATTTGCCCTTACTGAACGGGCGGAATGGCAGTTTACAGAGAGagaaaaagaatttattgatGCATTTTATACAAGAACTATCAGAGGCAATAGGATAGCATGTTTATTTATAAGATGCTGTAACACAGCTAGATTTACAATTCTTTTTTCACATGCTAATGCTGTAGATCTGGGTCAAATGAGTAGTTTTTACTGGGGATTAGGAACTCAAATGAAATGCAACATATTTAGCTATGATTATTCTGGATATGGAGTGAGTGGTGGTAAACCATCTGAGAAAAATCTGTATGCTGACATTGATGCAGCTTGGCAAGCTTTAAGGACAAGATATGGTATTAGtcctgaaaatattattttgtatggCCAAAGTATTGGTACTGTACCTACTGTTGATCTAGCAGCTCGCTATGAAGTAGGGGCTGTGATATTACATTCTCCACTTATTTCTGGGATGAAAGTAGCTTTTCCCAACACTAAAAGGACTTGGTTCTTTGATGCTTTCCCTAG CATTGACAAAGTACCAAAAGTGATGTCTCCAACTTTAATTATACATGGAACACAAGATGAAGTAATTGATTTTTCACATGGACTGACCATTTTTGAAAAGTGTCCCAAGGCTGTAGAACCACTCTGGGTAGAG
- the LOC126748824 gene encoding calcium uptake protein 3, mitochondrial isoform X1, with product MTSKFLLSFLKSRNVSFIRQFGKFSKKVDKTKQISFLSVITGGFVFYSSFRLYESNTVHAAQNKNDEEVKIIKLTSREKRFIKFASVEYDGQLYMTPQDFLESVVEADPRPRFKRRVLNRKDIEIIRDNTPPLSQGSPHLFRALRDKGIISYTEYLFLLSILTKPQSGFRIAFNMFDTDGNQRVDKNEFLVIKKLLAGKKFEDSEPMEKIFSHAWKGKRGLAPEGEELESTPVQEQYVNDEQGLQRRHLVDTTLLIHFFGPKGNTDLNFENFRKFMLHLQTEVLELEFSEFAKGLPTISEVDFAKILLRYTYLDTDEYDMYLDRLLDRIKDANGITFEEFYVFCQFLNNLEDFSIAMRMYTLADHPISKDEFHRAVKICTGTNLSLHIVDTVFAIFDEDGDGLLSYREFIAIMKDRLHRGFKTYAKNEGWQAFKNCVKQEMKSK from the exons aTGACTAGTAAattccttttaagttttttgaaaagtagAAATGTTTCTTTTATTCGGCAGTTTggcaaattttcaaagaaagttgataaaactaaacaaatttcatttttaagtgTTATTACTGGaggatttgttttttattcatCATTTAGGCTTTATGAGTCAAATACTGTACATGCTGCTCAGAacaaaaat GATGAAGAGGTGAagattataaaattaacatcaagggaaaaaagatttataaaatttgCTTCTGTGGAATATGATGGACAGTTATATATGACACCACAAGATTTTCTTGAGTCAGTTGTTGAGGCTGATCCGAGAC cgCGTTTTAAAAGGAGagttttaaatagaaaagatattgaaatcatCAGAGACAATACTCCTCCATTAAGTCAGGGTAGTCCACACTTGTTCCGAGCTTTAAGAGATAAAG gaaTTATTTCATACACTGAGTATTTATTTCTACTTTCGATTTTGACAA AACCTCAGTCAGGATTTCGTATAGCATTCAATATGTTTGATACAGACGGAAATCAAAGGGTtgataaaaatgaatttctaGTG ataaaaaaattattggctggtaaaaaatttgaagacagtGAACCC atggaaaaaatatttagtcatGCTTGGAAAGGAAAAAGAGGATTGGCGCCAGAAGGCGAGGAATTAGAATCCACGCCAGTTCAAGAGCAATATGTTAATGATGAGCAGGGATTACAAAGACGACATTTAGTCGACACAACCCTGTTAATTCACTTCTTTGGACCTAAAGGAAATACagatttgaattttgaaaatttcagaaaattcatGCTTCATTTGCAAACCGAAGTCTTAGAACTGGAATTCAGTGAATTTGCCAAAGGATTGCCAACCATTTCTGAAGTCGATTTTGCAAAGATTTTACTTAGGTACACCTATTTAGATACGGATGAATATGATATGTATTTAGATAGACTCCTGGACAGAATTAAGGATGCAAATGGTATTACTTTTGAGGAGTTTTATGTATTCTGCCAGTTTTTGAATAATCTAGAAGATTTCAGTATTGCAATGAGAATGTATACTTTAGCTGACCATCCGATATCAAAAG ATGAGTTTCATCGAGCTGTCAAGATATGTACAGGTACCAATCTAAGCTTACATATAGTTGACACTGTGTTTGCTATTTTCGATGAAGACGGAGATGGACTTTTAAGTTACAGAGAATTTATCGCTATTATGAAGGATAGACTGCATAGAGGATTTAAG aCTTATGCTAAAAATGAAGGCTGGCAAGCGTTTAAAAATTGCGTCAAGCAAGAAATGAAGTCAAAATAA
- the LOC126748824 gene encoding calcium uptake protein 3, mitochondrial isoform X2 → MTSKFLLSFLKSRNVSFIRQFGKFSKKVDKTKQISFLSVITGGFVFYSSFRLYESNTVHAAQNKNDEEVKIIKLTSREKRFIKFASVEYDGQLYMTPQDFLESVVEADPRPRFKRRVLNRKDIEIIRDNTPPLSQGSPHLFRALRDKGIISYTEYLFLLSILTKPQSGFRIAFNMFDTDGNQRVDKNEFLVMEKIFSHAWKGKRGLAPEGEELESTPVQEQYVNDEQGLQRRHLVDTTLLIHFFGPKGNTDLNFENFRKFMLHLQTEVLELEFSEFAKGLPTISEVDFAKILLRYTYLDTDEYDMYLDRLLDRIKDANGITFEEFYVFCQFLNNLEDFSIAMRMYTLADHPISKDEFHRAVKICTGTNLSLHIVDTVFAIFDEDGDGLLSYREFIAIMKDRLHRGFKTYAKNEGWQAFKNCVKQEMKSK, encoded by the exons aTGACTAGTAAattccttttaagttttttgaaaagtagAAATGTTTCTTTTATTCGGCAGTTTggcaaattttcaaagaaagttgataaaactaaacaaatttcatttttaagtgTTATTACTGGaggatttgttttttattcatCATTTAGGCTTTATGAGTCAAATACTGTACATGCTGCTCAGAacaaaaat GATGAAGAGGTGAagattataaaattaacatcaagggaaaaaagatttataaaatttgCTTCTGTGGAATATGATGGACAGTTATATATGACACCACAAGATTTTCTTGAGTCAGTTGTTGAGGCTGATCCGAGAC cgCGTTTTAAAAGGAGagttttaaatagaaaagatattgaaatcatCAGAGACAATACTCCTCCATTAAGTCAGGGTAGTCCACACTTGTTCCGAGCTTTAAGAGATAAAG gaaTTATTTCATACACTGAGTATTTATTTCTACTTTCGATTTTGACAA AACCTCAGTCAGGATTTCGTATAGCATTCAATATGTTTGATACAGACGGAAATCAAAGGGTtgataaaaatgaatttctaGTG atggaaaaaatatttagtcatGCTTGGAAAGGAAAAAGAGGATTGGCGCCAGAAGGCGAGGAATTAGAATCCACGCCAGTTCAAGAGCAATATGTTAATGATGAGCAGGGATTACAAAGACGACATTTAGTCGACACAACCCTGTTAATTCACTTCTTTGGACCTAAAGGAAATACagatttgaattttgaaaatttcagaaaattcatGCTTCATTTGCAAACCGAAGTCTTAGAACTGGAATTCAGTGAATTTGCCAAAGGATTGCCAACCATTTCTGAAGTCGATTTTGCAAAGATTTTACTTAGGTACACCTATTTAGATACGGATGAATATGATATGTATTTAGATAGACTCCTGGACAGAATTAAGGATGCAAATGGTATTACTTTTGAGGAGTTTTATGTATTCTGCCAGTTTTTGAATAATCTAGAAGATTTCAGTATTGCAATGAGAATGTATACTTTAGCTGACCATCCGATATCAAAAG ATGAGTTTCATCGAGCTGTCAAGATATGTACAGGTACCAATCTAAGCTTACATATAGTTGACACTGTGTTTGCTATTTTCGATGAAGACGGAGATGGACTTTTAAGTTACAGAGAATTTATCGCTATTATGAAGGATAGACTGCATAGAGGATTTAAG aCTTATGCTAAAAATGAAGGCTGGCAAGCGTTTAAAAATTGCGTCAAGCAAGAAATGAAGTCAAAATAA
- the LOC126748824 gene encoding calcium uptake protein 3, mitochondrial isoform X3, with protein sequence MRFFYNKFSLVDPECFLCINYQMRHSSWPALVSKMEDEEVKIIKLTSREKRFIKFASVEYDGQLYMTPQDFLESVVEADPRPRFKRRVLNRKDIEIIRDNTPPLSQGSPHLFRALRDKGIISYTEYLFLLSILTKPQSGFRIAFNMFDTDGNQRVDKNEFLVIKKLLAGKKFEDSEPMEKIFSHAWKGKRGLAPEGEELESTPVQEQYVNDEQGLQRRHLVDTTLLIHFFGPKGNTDLNFENFRKFMLHLQTEVLELEFSEFAKGLPTISEVDFAKILLRYTYLDTDEYDMYLDRLLDRIKDANGITFEEFYVFCQFLNNLEDFSIAMRMYTLADHPISKDEFHRAVKICTGTNLSLHIVDTVFAIFDEDGDGLLSYREFIAIMKDRLHRGFKTYAKNEGWQAFKNCVKQEMKSK encoded by the exons AtgcgatttttttataataaatttagtcTAGTTGACCCAGAATGCTTTTTATGCATCAATTACCAAATGAGGCATTCATCTTGGCCAGCATTGGTTAGTAAGATGGAG GATGAAGAGGTGAagattataaaattaacatcaagggaaaaaagatttataaaatttgCTTCTGTGGAATATGATGGACAGTTATATATGACACCACAAGATTTTCTTGAGTCAGTTGTTGAGGCTGATCCGAGAC cgCGTTTTAAAAGGAGagttttaaatagaaaagatattgaaatcatCAGAGACAATACTCCTCCATTAAGTCAGGGTAGTCCACACTTGTTCCGAGCTTTAAGAGATAAAG gaaTTATTTCATACACTGAGTATTTATTTCTACTTTCGATTTTGACAA AACCTCAGTCAGGATTTCGTATAGCATTCAATATGTTTGATACAGACGGAAATCAAAGGGTtgataaaaatgaatttctaGTG ataaaaaaattattggctggtaaaaaatttgaagacagtGAACCC atggaaaaaatatttagtcatGCTTGGAAAGGAAAAAGAGGATTGGCGCCAGAAGGCGAGGAATTAGAATCCACGCCAGTTCAAGAGCAATATGTTAATGATGAGCAGGGATTACAAAGACGACATTTAGTCGACACAACCCTGTTAATTCACTTCTTTGGACCTAAAGGAAATACagatttgaattttgaaaatttcagaaaattcatGCTTCATTTGCAAACCGAAGTCTTAGAACTGGAATTCAGTGAATTTGCCAAAGGATTGCCAACCATTTCTGAAGTCGATTTTGCAAAGATTTTACTTAGGTACACCTATTTAGATACGGATGAATATGATATGTATTTAGATAGACTCCTGGACAGAATTAAGGATGCAAATGGTATTACTTTTGAGGAGTTTTATGTATTCTGCCAGTTTTTGAATAATCTAGAAGATTTCAGTATTGCAATGAGAATGTATACTTTAGCTGACCATCCGATATCAAAAG ATGAGTTTCATCGAGCTGTCAAGATATGTACAGGTACCAATCTAAGCTTACATATAGTTGACACTGTGTTTGCTATTTTCGATGAAGACGGAGATGGACTTTTAAGTTACAGAGAATTTATCGCTATTATGAAGGATAGACTGCATAGAGGATTTAAG aCTTATGCTAAAAATGAAGGCTGGCAAGCGTTTAAAAATTGCGTCAAGCAAGAAATGAAGTCAAAATAA
- the LOC126748824 gene encoding calcium uptake protein 3, mitochondrial isoform X4: MTPQDFLESVVEADPRPRFKRRVLNRKDIEIIRDNTPPLSQGSPHLFRALRDKGIISYTEYLFLLSILTKPQSGFRIAFNMFDTDGNQRVDKNEFLVIKKLLAGKKFEDSEPMEKIFSHAWKGKRGLAPEGEELESTPVQEQYVNDEQGLQRRHLVDTTLLIHFFGPKGNTDLNFENFRKFMLHLQTEVLELEFSEFAKGLPTISEVDFAKILLRYTYLDTDEYDMYLDRLLDRIKDANGITFEEFYVFCQFLNNLEDFSIAMRMYTLADHPISKDEFHRAVKICTGTNLSLHIVDTVFAIFDEDGDGLLSYREFIAIMKDRLHRGFKTYAKNEGWQAFKNCVKQEMKSK; encoded by the exons ATGACACCACAAGATTTTCTTGAGTCAGTTGTTGAGGCTGATCCGAGAC cgCGTTTTAAAAGGAGagttttaaatagaaaagatattgaaatcatCAGAGACAATACTCCTCCATTAAGTCAGGGTAGTCCACACTTGTTCCGAGCTTTAAGAGATAAAG gaaTTATTTCATACACTGAGTATTTATTTCTACTTTCGATTTTGACAA AACCTCAGTCAGGATTTCGTATAGCATTCAATATGTTTGATACAGACGGAAATCAAAGGGTtgataaaaatgaatttctaGTG ataaaaaaattattggctggtaaaaaatttgaagacagtGAACCC atggaaaaaatatttagtcatGCTTGGAAAGGAAAAAGAGGATTGGCGCCAGAAGGCGAGGAATTAGAATCCACGCCAGTTCAAGAGCAATATGTTAATGATGAGCAGGGATTACAAAGACGACATTTAGTCGACACAACCCTGTTAATTCACTTCTTTGGACCTAAAGGAAATACagatttgaattttgaaaatttcagaaaattcatGCTTCATTTGCAAACCGAAGTCTTAGAACTGGAATTCAGTGAATTTGCCAAAGGATTGCCAACCATTTCTGAAGTCGATTTTGCAAAGATTTTACTTAGGTACACCTATTTAGATACGGATGAATATGATATGTATTTAGATAGACTCCTGGACAGAATTAAGGATGCAAATGGTATTACTTTTGAGGAGTTTTATGTATTCTGCCAGTTTTTGAATAATCTAGAAGATTTCAGTATTGCAATGAGAATGTATACTTTAGCTGACCATCCGATATCAAAAG ATGAGTTTCATCGAGCTGTCAAGATATGTACAGGTACCAATCTAAGCTTACATATAGTTGACACTGTGTTTGCTATTTTCGATGAAGACGGAGATGGACTTTTAAGTTACAGAGAATTTATCGCTATTATGAAGGATAGACTGCATAGAGGATTTAAG aCTTATGCTAAAAATGAAGGCTGGCAAGCGTTTAAAAATTGCGTCAAGCAAGAAATGAAGTCAAAATAA
- the LOC126749031 gene encoding protein phosphatase methylesterase 1 isoform X1, whose amino-acid sequence MSDLRKLVFDQSHKRGSVTSKFSIPKPDFTPLKWNDYFDKEEFIETSTGSHHIFVKGSTGPIILCLHGGGYNGLTWALFTKEIFANLECQIVALDFRGHGKTKTNNDTDLSLETLSMDVVDVANTLAEREKTSIVLVGHSMGGAIAVSASYKIDSLVGLCVIDVVEGTALDALSSMQSILRGRPTHFKSIPHAIQWCYKGGQSHNLEAARVSMPGQIINMETGELACDEWETFDKIDAKCIDIPCTTKFLENDLSLKEVDEEPATATEKMPANKPPLPHSDKHTNFKIPENQNNKDGGPKYTWRIDLSKTEPFWHNWFQGLSERFLGCKVPRVLILANIHGLDTKLTVGQMQGKFQLQVLAKTGHAVHEDQPHQVAEILSIYLVKQKCTQCKPGFSMPLYPNTCC is encoded by the exons atgtCGGATTTACGAAAACTGGTTTTTGATCAATCTCACAAAAGAGG GTCTGTgacttcaaaattttcaattccAAAACCTGACTTTACCCCTCTGAAATGGAATGACTATTTTGACAAAGAAGAGTTTATTGAAACCTCAACAGGAAGTCACCATATATTCGTTAAAGGAAGTACCGGACCAATCATTCTTTGTCTGCATGGTGGTGGTTATAATGGTCTAACATGGGCTCTTTTTACG AAAGAGATATTTGCTAACCTGGAGTGTCAAATAGTGGCATTGGATTTCCGAGGTCATGGAAAAACCAAAACCAATAATGATACTGATTTGTCTTTGGAAACTCTTTCCAT GGATGTTGTGGATGTTGCAAACACTCTTGCTGAAAGAGAAAAAACATCAATTGTTTTAGTAGGGCATAGTATGGGAGGCGCTATTGCAGTTAGTGCTTCTTATAAAATTGATAGCTTAGTCGGATTATGTGTGATAGACGTTGTTGAGGGAACAGCACTTGATGCCCTTTCCTCTATGCAAAGCATTCTGAGAGGGCGTCCAACCCACTTTAAAAGCATCCCTCATGCAATTCAGTGGTG TTATAAAGGCGGACAAAGTCATAACTTGGAAGCCGCCAGAGTTTCTATGCCTGGacaaataataaa TATGGAGACAGGTGAATTGGCATGCGATGAATGGGAGACCTTTGACAAAATAGACGCTAAATGTATCGACATACCTTGCACCaccaaatttttggaaaatgattTATCATTAAAAGAGGTCGACGAAGAGCCTGCAACTGCTACAGAAAAAATGCCTGCTAATAAACCACCATTGCCGCATTCTGACAAGCATACTAACTTTAAAATTCCGGAAAATCAAAACAACAAAG atgGTGGTCCTAAGTATACCTGGAGAATTGACCTAAGTAAGACTGAACCATTCTGGCATAACTGGTTCCAAGGATTATCAGAAAGATTTTTGGGATGCAAAGTGCCAAGAGTTTTAATCCTAGCCAATATTCATGGACTTGATACAAAGCTCACTGTAGGGCAAATGCAGG GGAAGTTTCAGCTTCAAGTTTTAGCTAAAACTGGTCATGCGGTTCATGAGGACCAACCACATCAAGTAGCTGAAATCCTTAGCATTTACTTAGTTAAACAAAAATGCACTCAGTGCAAGCCTGGATTCTCAATGCCACTTTACCCTAATACTTGTTgttaa
- the LOC126749031 gene encoding protein phosphatase methylesterase 1 isoform X2, producing the protein MSDLRKLVFDQSHKRGSVTSKFSIPKPDFTPLKWNDYFDKEEFIETSTGSHHIFVKGSTGPIILCLHGGGYNGLTWALFTKEIFANLECQIVALDFRGHGKTKTNNDTDLSLETLSMDVVDVANTLAEREKTSIVLVGHSMGGAIAVSASYKIDSLVGLCVIDVVEGTALDALSSMQSILRGRPTHFKSIPHAIQWCMETGELACDEWETFDKIDAKCIDIPCTTKFLENDLSLKEVDEEPATATEKMPANKPPLPHSDKHTNFKIPENQNNKDGGPKYTWRIDLSKTEPFWHNWFQGLSERFLGCKVPRVLILANIHGLDTKLTVGQMQGKFQLQVLAKTGHAVHEDQPHQVAEILSIYLVKQKCTQCKPGFSMPLYPNTCC; encoded by the exons atgtCGGATTTACGAAAACTGGTTTTTGATCAATCTCACAAAAGAGG GTCTGTgacttcaaaattttcaattccAAAACCTGACTTTACCCCTCTGAAATGGAATGACTATTTTGACAAAGAAGAGTTTATTGAAACCTCAACAGGAAGTCACCATATATTCGTTAAAGGAAGTACCGGACCAATCATTCTTTGTCTGCATGGTGGTGGTTATAATGGTCTAACATGGGCTCTTTTTACG AAAGAGATATTTGCTAACCTGGAGTGTCAAATAGTGGCATTGGATTTCCGAGGTCATGGAAAAACCAAAACCAATAATGATACTGATTTGTCTTTGGAAACTCTTTCCAT GGATGTTGTGGATGTTGCAAACACTCTTGCTGAAAGAGAAAAAACATCAATTGTTTTAGTAGGGCATAGTATGGGAGGCGCTATTGCAGTTAGTGCTTCTTATAAAATTGATAGCTTAGTCGGATTATGTGTGATAGACGTTGTTGAGGGAACAGCACTTGATGCCCTTTCCTCTATGCAAAGCATTCTGAGAGGGCGTCCAACCCACTTTAAAAGCATCCCTCATGCAATTCAGTGGTG TATGGAGACAGGTGAATTGGCATGCGATGAATGGGAGACCTTTGACAAAATAGACGCTAAATGTATCGACATACCTTGCACCaccaaatttttggaaaatgattTATCATTAAAAGAGGTCGACGAAGAGCCTGCAACTGCTACAGAAAAAATGCCTGCTAATAAACCACCATTGCCGCATTCTGACAAGCATACTAACTTTAAAATTCCGGAAAATCAAAACAACAAAG atgGTGGTCCTAAGTATACCTGGAGAATTGACCTAAGTAAGACTGAACCATTCTGGCATAACTGGTTCCAAGGATTATCAGAAAGATTTTTGGGATGCAAAGTGCCAAGAGTTTTAATCCTAGCCAATATTCATGGACTTGATACAAAGCTCACTGTAGGGCAAATGCAGG GGAAGTTTCAGCTTCAAGTTTTAGCTAAAACTGGTCATGCGGTTCATGAGGACCAACCACATCAAGTAGCTGAAATCCTTAGCATTTACTTAGTTAAACAAAAATGCACTCAGTGCAAGCCTGGATTCTCAATGCCACTTTACCCTAATACTTGTTgttaa